A single window of Sphingobacteriales bacterium DNA harbors:
- a CDS encoding NUDIX domain-containing protein, which yields MNRTPSLPVLAYNVRVYGILIENDCLLVSDEVYKGMQMTKFAGGGVVLGEGLEAALCREFEEEHHLSVGVERVFYVNTFLQLSAFNPQEQLIALYFFIKTETAVVADISATPFVFGAKVQNAQRLRWLPLKALEVEQFTFPTDRQAAREVLRYIGGERS from the coding sequence ATGAACCGCACACCATCGTTGCCTGTACTCGCTTATAATGTGCGCGTATATGGCATTTTGATTGAAAACGATTGTTTACTGGTAAGCGACGAAGTGTATAAAGGTATGCAGATGACCAAATTTGCGGGCGGCGGCGTAGTATTGGGCGAGGGTTTGGAGGCGGCTTTGTGTCGGGAGTTTGAAGAGGAGCATCATTTGTCGGTCGGTGTGGAGCGCGTATTTTACGTCAATACATTTTTGCAGCTTTCTGCATTTAATCCACAGGAGCAATTGATTGCTTTGTATTTTTTCATCAAAACAGAAACGGCTGTTGTGGCGGATATTTCGGCTACTCCTTTTGTATTCGGAGCAAAGGTGCAAAATGCACAGCGTTTGCGCTGGTTGCCGCTCAAGGCTTTGGAGGTGGAGCAGTTTACTTTTCCGACAGACCGGCAGGCGGCGCGGGAGGTGCTGCGATATATCGGTGGAGAAAGGTCATAA
- a CDS encoding 1-acyl-sn-glycerol-3-phosphate acyltransferase, translating to MNLLIYTMRVLYFLWTAFCMLLIAIILTFAFLGLVVLVWITPQHQRSRLYILPYYFAKICLFICGIRLKGIENIPVDFSQRYVFIFNHTSNLDPLISAVATRGKAKFLGKAEILRYPVFGYILKHLYISVDRYNANDRALSVYRLTRAIVEGDSIVIYPEGTRNNGPELLKPFHKGAFQISIDTDVPIVMLTCPDSVLRLPGNSWLLRPGTIHCVWDGPFSPAPYQAACDVQGYSAAVRSVMEARMRLAFPDGALQMPS from the coding sequence ATGAATTTGCTTATATATACTATGCGTGTTTTGTATTTTTTATGGACGGCATTTTGCATGCTGTTGATAGCTATTATTTTGACTTTTGCATTTTTGGGATTGGTAGTATTGGTATGGATTACGCCACAGCACCAACGCTCACGGCTGTATATATTGCCGTATTATTTTGCCAAAATATGCTTATTTATTTGCGGTATTCGCCTAAAAGGAATTGAAAATATTCCGGTAGATTTTTCGCAGCGATATGTATTTATCTTCAACCATACTTCGAACCTCGACCCTTTAATTTCGGCTGTAGCCACGCGCGGCAAAGCAAAATTTTTGGGAAAAGCGGAGATTTTGCGGTATCCTGTTTTTGGGTATATTCTCAAGCATTTATATATTTCGGTGGACAGGTACAATGCCAACGACCGCGCTTTGAGTGTATATCGCCTCACCCGCGCCATTGTGGAGGGCGACTCCATTGTTATTTATCCCGAAGGCACGCGCAACAATGGACCCGAGTTGCTGAAACCTTTTCATAAAGGAGCTTTTCAGATTTCCATAGATACCGATGTGCCGATAGTGATGCTCACCTGCCCCGATTCGGTGTTGCGGCTGCCGGGCAACTCGTGGCTGCTGCGTCCGGGCACTATCCATTGCGTGTGGGACGGTCCCTTTTCTCCCGCCCCCTACCAAGCCGCTTGCGATGTGCAGGGCTACTCTGCTGCTGTGCGCTCGGTGATGGAAGCGCGTATGCGCCTCGCTTTTCCCGATGGCGCGCTACAAATGCCTTCCTGA
- a CDS encoding transposase: MFAKLLSLRCLFPHQRIQSHLIKTEEFKILLLDNGAFHHSRQLVIPKNIHLLFAPPYSPELNPAEMIWRYIKGKTANII, encoded by the coding sequence TTGTTTGCAAAACTTCTATCTCTTCGGTGCCTATTCCCCCATCAACGGATACAATCTCACCTTATAAAAACCGAAGAATTCAAGATACTTCTACTTGACAATGGTGCTTTTCACCACAGCCGACAATTAGTAATTCCTAAAAACATTCATCTGTTGTTTGCTCCTCCTTATTCACCCGAATTAAACCCCGCAGAGATGATATGGCGATACATCAAGGGCAAAACTGCTAACATTATTTGA
- the aroA gene encoding 3-phosphoshikimate 1-carboxyvinyltransferase: MKNNKNEEQQKTKPNFCNMQYCHLIAPPQLCPAAAIDLVSSKSLSNRALLIRALCRPSFDIHNLSSSEDTQHLSKALQQIRQAAPHTCTTLDIGAAGTAFRFLCAYCAATEGEYLLTGDERLRQRPIAPLVAALRQLGANIKYVEKENFAPLHISGKPLQGGTLHIAADVSSQFISALLLIAPTLQSPLKICGEGKMVSEPYIEMTLQLQRYFGIEAHRSGNEISIVPQTYQARPYTVENDWSAASYWYAIAALRRDIVIEIPDLLENSWQGDSHLVQWAEQWGVKSVFTNHGSLRLYTQPPLEQLPALIELDMLDTPDIAPTVAVLLAALRREAFFYGLQTLELKESKRCSALHSELSKIGYAFEPQGTAWHLHPTAVDFDRAAALPTFATHRDHRMAMAFAPLALCFPRGVRIENPAVAGKSYPDFWNDLQRAGFEVRFV; encoded by the coding sequence ATGAAGAACAACAAAAATGAAGAACAACAAAAAACTAAACCGAATTTTTGCAATATGCAATATTGTCATCTCATCGCTCCACCGCAGTTGTGCCCCGCCGCCGCCATTGATTTGGTAAGTTCCAAAAGCCTCAGCAACCGCGCTTTGCTCATTCGGGCTTTGTGCCGACCCTCGTTTGATATTCATAATTTGTCGAGTTCCGAAGACACACAGCATCTTTCAAAAGCCCTGCAACAAATACGGCAAGCTGCCCCCCACACTTGCACCACTTTGGATATTGGCGCAGCAGGAACGGCGTTTCGTTTTTTGTGTGCTTATTGCGCCGCCACCGAAGGCGAGTACCTACTCACCGGCGATGAGCGACTGCGCCAACGCCCCATTGCGCCTTTGGTGGCTGCGCTGCGCCAATTAGGAGCCAATATCAAATATGTAGAAAAAGAGAATTTTGCACCACTTCATATTAGCGGTAAGCCATTGCAGGGCGGCACGCTCCACATTGCCGCCGATGTGAGCAGCCAATTTATCAGTGCATTGCTGCTCATTGCACCCACCTTGCAAAGCCCTCTGAAAATTTGCGGCGAAGGAAAAATGGTTTCTGAACCTTATATTGAAATGACTTTGCAGTTGCAACGCTATTTCGGCATTGAAGCGCACCGCTCCGGCAACGAAATCAGCATAGTGCCGCAAACTTATCAGGCACGCCCCTATACAGTAGAAAACGATTGGAGTGCGGCTTCTTATTGGTATGCCATTGCTGCTTTGCGGCGCGATATTGTTATTGAAATACCTGATTTGCTTGAAAATTCGTGGCAGGGCGACAGCCACCTAGTACAATGGGCAGAGCAATGGGGAGTAAAAAGTGTTTTTACAAACCACGGCTCGCTGCGTTTATATACACAGCCACCCCTTGAACAGCTACCCGCTCTGATAGAGTTGGATATGCTGGATACCCCCGATATTGCGCCCACAGTGGCGGTATTGCTGGCTGCCCTGCGGCGGGAGGCTTTTTTTTACGGTTTGCAAACATTAGAACTCAAAGAAAGCAAAAGATGCAGTGCATTACACAGCGAATTGTCAAAAATAGGGTATGCTTTTGAGCCGCAAGGAACTGCTTGGCATTTGCACCCGACAGCAGTAGATTTTGACCGTGCGGCGGCATTGCCCACATTCGCCACCCACCGCGACCATCGCATGGCAATGGCTTTCGCACCTCTGGCATTGTGTTTTCCGCGCGGGGTGCGCATTGAAAATCCGGCAGTGGCGGGCAAATCATATCCCGATTTTTGGAATGATTTGCAGCGAGCAGGTTTTGAAGTCCGTTTTGTATAA
- the maf gene encoding septum formation protein Maf has protein sequence MFSHLPQIILASQSPRRSFLLQQAGFRFEQRVKEIDESDFPPDMLPHQVPQYLAEKKALALLPDLQPDDLVLAADTIVLLNGSIYGKAANEEEACHTLHALSGKKHEVVSGVCFLSRQHRHCFSEVTEVYFKPLSDGQIRHYVAHYQPFDKAGSYAIQEWIGLVGIEKINGCYFNVMGLPVARLVTELEKFLNH, from the coding sequence ATGTTTTCGCATTTGCCTCAAATTATTTTGGCTTCGCAATCGCCGCGCCGTTCTTTTTTGTTGCAGCAGGCGGGTTTTCGCTTTGAGCAGCGTGTAAAAGAAATTGATGAAAGTGATTTTCCGCCTGATATGCTGCCTCACCAAGTGCCGCAGTATTTGGCAGAAAAAAAAGCACTTGCCCTCTTGCCCGATTTGCAACCCGATGATTTGGTGCTTGCCGCCGATACCATTGTATTATTAAACGGCAGCATCTACGGAAAAGCCGCTAACGAGGAAGAAGCCTGCCATACTCTGCACGCACTTTCGGGCAAAAAACACGAAGTAGTGTCGGGAGTTTGTTTTTTGAGCCGCCAACACCGCCATTGTTTTTCGGAAGTGACCGAAGTGTATTTTAAGCCTTTGAGCGATGGACAAATCCGGCACTATGTTGCTCATTATCAACCTTTTGACAAAGCGGGCAGCTATGCCATTCAGGAGTGGATAGGATTGGTAGGCATTGAAAAAATAAATGGCTGCTACTTCAATGTAATGGGCTTACCCGTAGCCAGATTGGTGACAGAATTGGAAAAATTTTTAAATCATTGA
- a CDS encoding DUF3127 domain-containing protein produces the protein MSTFEIEGKLIAISDVQAKTESFKVREFVIQVDREIGGTIYSDYLKFQLTQDRVVLIDAFQLNDTVKVSFNLRGRGWTKDGVTSYFNSLDAWKLERSGTSSAGSSFAPANESYTATATPVAPAPVITTASQLAADDDLPF, from the coding sequence ATGAGTACATTTGAAATTGAAGGCAAACTGATAGCCATTTCTGACGTTCAGGCGAAAACCGAATCATTTAAGGTACGTGAATTTGTGATACAGGTGGACAGAGAAATAGGCGGCACTATTTACAGCGATTATTTAAAATTTCAGCTTACCCAAGACCGTGTGGTGTTGATAGATGCTTTTCAGCTCAACGATACCGTAAAGGTAAGTTTTAATTTGCGCGGCAGAGGTTGGACAAAAGACGGCGTAACGAGCTATTTCAACTCCTTAGATGCGTGGAAATTAGAGCGTAGCGGCACTTCTTCGGCGGGTAGTAGTTTTGCTCCGGCAAACGAATCCTATACTGCAACAGCAACACCGGTTGCCCCTGCTCCTGTCATTACGACAGCCTCGCAATTAGCAGCCGATGACGACTTGCCCTTCTAA
- a CDS encoding 30S ribosomal protein S20 — translation MAHHKSAQKRIRQIAKRRLRNRYYAKTTRNAIKKLRTIEDKKEATTLLPSVVSMVDRLAKRHIIHRNKAANLKSSLMKRVNTLS, via the coding sequence ATGGCACATCATAAATCCGCCCAAAAAAGAATTCGTCAGATTGCAAAACGTCGCCTGCGCAATCGTTATTATGCCAAAACTACACGCAATGCCATTAAAAAATTGCGTACTATTGAGGATAAAAAAGAAGCCACTACTTTATTGCCAAGTGTAGTAAGTATGGTGGATCGTTTGGCAAAACGCCATATCATTCATCGCAACAAAGCTGCCAATCTCAAATCATCTTTGATGAAAAGAGTAAATACTTTGAGCTAA
- a CDS encoding GAF domain-containing protein — protein MAHDINFTTSLLSKEQRYTETLQLAQHLLAEENDLIANMANMAALLRQAFGFFWVGFYRMVAGELRLAPFQGTVACTRIALHRGVCGAAVTRQSTLVVPNVDEFEGHIACSSLSKSEIVVPALHRGEVVFVLDVDSDRLREFDDTDRHFLEKLVAMMLAATYQNEEQQK, from the coding sequence ATGGCACACGACATCAATTTTACCACAAGTTTGCTTTCAAAAGAACAACGCTATACCGAAACCCTCCAATTGGCGCAGCACCTGCTGGCAGAAGAAAATGACCTGATTGCGAATATGGCAAATATGGCTGCTTTGTTGCGCCAAGCCTTCGGATTTTTTTGGGTGGGCTTTTATCGCATGGTGGCGGGCGAATTGCGTTTAGCTCCTTTTCAGGGTACAGTGGCTTGTACGCGCATTGCGCTGCATCGCGGGGTGTGCGGAGCAGCGGTCACGCGCCAAAGTACGCTTGTCGTGCCTAATGTAGATGAATTTGAAGGACATATCGCTTGCAGCAGTTTGTCTAAATCCGAAATTGTTGTACCCGCCCTGCATCGCGGCGAAGTGGTGTTTGTGCTGGACGTGGACAGCGACCGCCTTCGCGAATTTGACGATACCGACCGCCATTTTTTGGAAAAATTGGTGGCGATGATGCTGGCGGCTACTTATCAAAATGAAGAACAACAAAAATGA
- the trxA gene encoding thioredoxin: MAMQFTDANFSDTVINSGKVAIVDFWAEWCGPCRAVGPIIEDLAKDYEGQALVGKVDVDTNPETAFKYGVRNIPTILFIKNGEVVDKQVGAVPRSVLENKLKALL, encoded by the coding sequence ATGGCGATGCAATTCACCGATGCCAACTTTTCGGATACCGTAATTAATAGCGGTAAAGTGGCAATTGTAGATTTTTGGGCAGAATGGTGCGGTCCTTGCCGTGCAGTGGGTCCCATCATCGAAGATTTGGCAAAAGATTACGAAGGACAAGCATTAGTAGGCAAAGTAGATGTAGATACCAATCCCGAAACTGCTTTTAAATACGGAGTGCGCAATATTCCTACCATTTTGTTTATCAAAAACGGAGAAGTTGTAGATAAACAAGTAGGTGCTGTGCCCCGCTCTGTATTGGAAAATAAATTAAAAGCACTTTTATAG